Proteins co-encoded in one Deltaproteobacteria bacterium genomic window:
- a CDS encoding response regulator, with protein MLSALVFSSNQVASALLEKTARKEGINCQIASTADEALEALSTETFNIALIDYASANIAESLKLFTAGWAFNPLMVACIFSQTEEIPQKWDAVLAGVKVFSGKEAFTEIQQALRELANHTPTVGDFGILLVEDLDSPRDIISAYIESMGFPHLTGVSGATDALRVLENSPGSYYCIITDINMPGISGIELMKAVRSDDRFRHLPIIVLTAYGTPANLINCIKAGATGFLVKPFKKKAMREELEKAKRIFTNRQSPRLCSPDEAHMLEEALHRKGLL; from the coding sequence ATGTTATCTGCTTTAGTTTTTAGCTCAAACCAAGTCGCCAGCGCATTGCTTGAAAAAACGGCTCGCAAGGAAGGGATAAATTGTCAAATCGCCTCTACAGCTGATGAGGCTTTAGAGGCTCTATCCACTGAGACCTTTAATATCGCACTTATTGACTACGCGTCGGCAAATATAGCTGAGTCATTAAAACTATTTACCGCTGGATGGGCGTTTAATCCTCTCATGGTAGCTTGTATCTTTAGCCAAACGGAGGAGATTCCACAGAAGTGGGACGCTGTGCTAGCTGGCGTAAAGGTATTTTCTGGGAAAGAAGCTTTTACGGAGATCCAGCAGGCGCTTAGAGAATTAGCAAATCATACGCCAACAGTGGGAGACTTCGGCATTTTACTAGTGGAGGATCTTGATTCTCCTCGAGATATAATTTCAGCGTACATAGAAAGTATGGGCTTTCCTCACCTCACTGGCGTAAGTGGAGCTACAGATGCCTTAAGAGTACTCGAAAACTCGCCGGGATCGTATTATTGCATTATTACGGACATCAATATGCCGGGGATAAGTGGGATTGAATTAATGAAAGCAGTTCGTTCAGATGACCGCTTTCGCCATCTGCCGATTATAGTCCTCACAGCTTACGGCACTCCGGCGAATTTAATAAATTGCATAAAAGCCGGCGCTACTGGTTTCTTAGTAAAGCCATTTAAGAAAAAAGCGATGCGAGAGGAGCTCGAAAAAGCAAAGCGAATTTTTACCAATAGACAAAGCCCACGCCTGTGCAGCCCAGACGAAGCCCATATGCTAGAAGAAGCCCTTCATCGCAAGGGACTTCTGTAG